In Nocardioides sp. WS12, the DNA window GGTCGATCGAGTTCATTCACAAGCAGGTCGTCGCGACGCGCGACTCCGGCGTCCCCGTGCTGCTGGTCTCGACCGAGCTCGACGAGATCGCAGCCCTGTCGGACCGGATCATGGTCCTGTACCGCGGAAGGATCGTCGGCATCGTGCCCGCAGACACCCCGAGGGAGACCCTCGGCCTGATGATGGCCGGCGAGCGGCCCGAAGGGATCGTGGCATGAGGCGCGGGAAGAAGGGCGTGCCGGAGAACCCGGAGAACCCGGAGAACCCGGAGCAGCCCGAGAAGGCCGCAGCTCCCGCCGCACCCGAGACCCCGAAGGCTCCCGAGCCTGCGGCGGTTGATGTCGACGTACCCGAGAAGCCGGAGCAGCCCGAGAAGGAAGGGGGCTCGCCCAGCCAGTGGCAGGGGGTGCTGCGCGAGATCGCCATGGGCCACGCCCTGGTCTCGGTGTTGTCGGTCCTCCTCGCCGTGCTGGTCGGATCCCTGATGATCCTGGTGACCGATCCCGACGTCCGCGAGGCCGCCGGCTACATCGGTGCGAGGCCCGGCGACTTCTTCTCCGCCGTCCAGGAGGCCATCTCCGGCGCCTACGGTGCGCTGTTCCGCGGTGCGGTCTACAACTCGGACGCAGAACTCTTCGAGACGAAGATCCGGCCGATCACCGAGACACTGAAATACTCCGGCCCGCTGATCCTCGCCGGCCTCGGCGTCGGTCTCGCGTTCCGCGCCGGTCTGTTCAACATCGGCGGCCGCGGCCAGATGTTGCTCGCCGGTGCCGCCGCGGGCTGGGTCGCCGTGAGCGTGGACCTGCCGATGGGCCTGCACCTGCCGCTGGCCGTCCTCGCCGGCGCCCTCGCCGGCGCCCTGTGGGCCGGCATCGCCGGGCTCCTGAAGGCGAAGAGCGGCGCGCACGAGGTGATCGTGACGATCATGCTCAACTACGTCGGCTACTACCTCGTCTTCTACGCCCTGTCGCAGCAGAGCTGGCTCCAGGCGCCCGGCTCGGGCAACCCGAAGTCCGAGGCAATGCCGGAGTCGGCGATCCTGCCGAAGCTCCTCGGCGACAAGTTCAACCTGCATCTCGGCTTCGTGATCGCACTGATCGCCGTGGTCTTCGTGTGGTGGCTGCTCAACAAGTCGGCCATGGGCTTCCGGTTCCGGGCCGTCGGTGAGAACCCGGACGCCGCGCAGGCGGCCGGCATCAACGTCGGTCGCACCTACGTCTCGGTGATGCTGATCGCGGGTGCCCTGGTCGGGCTCGCGGGCGTCAACCAGATCCTCGGCACCGCCACCAGCGGCGTCACGGTGGACCTCGACGCCGGCATCGGCTTCGACGCCATCACCGTCGCGCTGCTCGGGCGCTCCCGACCGCTCGGCATCCTCGCCGCCGGCATCCTGTTCGGCGCCCTCAAGGCGGGTGGCTTCGCCATGTCGGCGTCGGAGGGCATCCCGATCGAGATCGTGCTGGTCGTGCAGTCCCTGATCGTCCTCTTCATCGCCGCGCCGCCACTGGTGAGAGCGCTGTTCCGACTTCCGAAGGAGGCGGTCGCATGAGCGCCCCGGTCAAGGTTCCTGTGCCGATCGACGACGACATCCCCGTCGCCGGACTGCGGGGCGCACTCAAGGCCCCGATCGTCCTCGGCGTCGTCACGATGCTGGTCTCGCTGCTCGTCGCCTTCAAGTCGCGCGAGGGCGACACCACGTTCCGCCTGGCCACCGACACGGACCTGTTCGAGCTGCCCGAAATCACCGTCCCCTCGACGCCCTCGGTCACCACGATCGTCATCCTGCTCGCACTGTGCACGGTCGCCTCGGCGTTCCTGGTGAGTCGCGGTCGTCGTACTCCGATCTGGCTGGTGGCGCTGTTCTCCGTCCTGGCCATGACCGGCTTCCTGTGCTGGGCCGCGGCCGGCGCCGCGGTGCCGGTGATCGGCCTCCTCGGCGGCTCGATCGCCCTCGCCGTGCCCCTGGTGTTCGGCGCCCTCGGTGGCGTCCTGGGTGAACGGGCCGGCGTCGTCAACATCGCCATCGACGGCCAGTTGCTCTTCGGCGCGTTCGCCGCCGCGATGTTCGGCACCATCGTCGGATCCCCGTGGGGCGGTCTGGTCGCGGCGATGTGCGCCGGCGCCCTCGTCGCGCTGGTGCTGAGCTTCTTCGCGATCACCTACTTCGTCGACCAGGTGATCGTGGGCGTGGTGCTCAACGTGCTGGTGATCGGCCTGACCAGCTTCCTGTTCGGCCAGATCCTCGCCGAGAACACCGAGGGACTGAACAGCCCGCCGCACTTCGAACGCATCCCGATCCCGCTGCTCGGGGAGATCCCGATCATCGGTCCGGTGCTGTTCCGTCAAACGATCCTCGTCTACCTCATGTACTTCGCAGTCTTCGCGGTCGCCTGGGCCCTCTACCGCACCCGATGGGGCCTGCGCGTCCGCGCCGTCGGCGAGCACCCGAAGGCAGCCGACACCGTCGGCATCAAGGTCAACAGGACCCGCTACACCACGATGATCATTGCCGGCCTGATCGCCGGTGCCGGCGGCGCGACGTACACGCTCGTCTCGGTCCCGCAGTTCGGTGAGGAGATGACCGACGGTGCCGGCTACATCGCGCTCGCTGCGGTGATCTTCGGCCGCTGGGACCCGGTCCGCGCGACCCTCGCGGCGCTGCTGTTCGGCTTCGCGACGAACCTGTCGGGCGTGCTGTCGGTGATCGGATCACCGGTGCCCAGCCAGTTCATGCTGATGCTGCCGTACGTCGTCACGATCATCGCCGTCGCCGGACTGGTCGGGCACTCCCGGGCGCCCGCCGCCGACGGGATCCCGTACCGCAAGGGCTAGCGCCTCAGCGGGAGCCGAGGGCGTGGATGGCCACGCCCGCCATCATCCGCGCACCGAAGCCAACGGCCTGCTCGTCCACCAGGAAGTCCCCCTGGTGGAGGTCGTAGCGCGCGCCACCCGGCGTGCGGGTGCCGAGGCGGAACATCGCGCCGGGGACCTGCTCGAGGTACCACCCGAAGTCCTCGCCGCCGAGGCTCTGCTCGACCTCCTTGCGGTGGTGGAGGCCCAGGAGTTCGTCGGCGGCCGCAGCGATCATGGCCACGCTGAGCCGGTCGTTGACGACCGGCGGGACGCCCTGGAGGTAGTCGACCGTGGCGGTCACGCCGTAGGGGCGCACGATGTCGAGGACCGCTTCGCGGACCACCGCTTCGCAGGAGGCCCAGGCTTCGGCCTCGAGGATCCGGACGGTGCCGCTGGCCATGCCGTGGTCGGGGATCACGTTGGCGGCCGAACCGGCCTTGAGCATGCCCCAGACGACGCTGACGCCGGCGCGAGGATCCATCCGGCGGCTGAGGACAGCCGGCAGTTCGCTGGCGACCTTGGCCAGCGCGAAGGTCAGGTCCCCGGTCAGGTGCGGCCGCGACGTGTGCCCACCGTTGCCTTCGAGGCGTACGTCGATCCGGTCGGCCGCGCTGGTGATGGGACCCGTGCGCAGGCCGATCGCGCCGACGTCGACCGAGGGGTCGCAGTGCAGGGCGAAGATCCGGTCGACGTCCTCGAGGGCACCGTGGTTGATCAGGTGCTTGGCGCCACCGGGCATGACCTCCTCGGCCGGCTGGAACAGCAACCGCACCTGACCGCGCAGGAGGCCCTGCTGGTGCACCTCGCCGAGGGCGTGGGCGGCACCGACGAGTGCCGCCGTGTGCACGTCGTGGCCGCAGGCGTGGGCGGCACCCTCGTTCTCGCTGCGCCAGCTGTCCGTGGTCAGGTCCGCCACCGGCAACGCGTCGAGATCGGCACGCAGCGCGACCCGCGGACCGCTGACGCCGATGTCGGCGAGGATCCCGCTGCGCGGCATCCGGGTGACCCGCCAGCCGGACCGGACGAGGTGCTCCGCCACGACATCCATCGTGCGTCCCTCGTGCCACGACAGCTCCGGGTGCTGGTGGAGATCGCGGCGCAATGCGACCAGCTCGCCGTCGTACTTCTCGACGACGGAGGCGACGAGCGCCAGCAGGTCGGAGGTATTGCGTGATTCCACGAACCCAAACCTACGCCGTCGCTCGGCTCGGCGAGGTCACCCGCCCAGAACCGGCACATGATGCCGCAGCACGTTTCGCCGGTTGGCCCGGGGTGCGGATACCCTCCTTTCCGTATTACTGGGCATCAAGACGTTAGGGAGGCGTCATG includes these proteins:
- a CDS encoding ABC transporter permease — encoded protein: MRRGKKGVPENPENPENPEQPEKAAAPAAPETPKAPEPAAVDVDVPEKPEQPEKEGGSPSQWQGVLREIAMGHALVSVLSVLLAVLVGSLMILVTDPDVREAAGYIGARPGDFFSAVQEAISGAYGALFRGAVYNSDAELFETKIRPITETLKYSGPLILAGLGVGLAFRAGLFNIGGRGQMLLAGAAAGWVAVSVDLPMGLHLPLAVLAGALAGALWAGIAGLLKAKSGAHEVIVTIMLNYVGYYLVFYALSQQSWLQAPGSGNPKSEAMPESAILPKLLGDKFNLHLGFVIALIAVVFVWWLLNKSAMGFRFRAVGENPDAAQAAGINVGRTYVSVMLIAGALVGLAGVNQILGTATSGVTVDLDAGIGFDAITVALLGRSRPLGILAAGILFGALKAGGFAMSASEGIPIEIVLVVQSLIVLFIAAPPLVRALFRLPKEAVA
- a CDS encoding ABC transporter permease is translated as MSAPVKVPVPIDDDIPVAGLRGALKAPIVLGVVTMLVSLLVAFKSREGDTTFRLATDTDLFELPEITVPSTPSVTTIVILLALCTVASAFLVSRGRRTPIWLVALFSVLAMTGFLCWAAAGAAVPVIGLLGGSIALAVPLVFGALGGVLGERAGVVNIAIDGQLLFGAFAAAMFGTIVGSPWGGLVAAMCAGALVALVLSFFAITYFVDQVIVGVVLNVLVIGLTSFLFGQILAENTEGLNSPPHFERIPIPLLGEIPIIGPVLFRQTILVYLMYFAVFAVAWALYRTRWGLRVRAVGEHPKAADTVGIKVNRTRYTTMIIAGLIAGAGGATYTLVSVPQFGEEMTDGAGYIALAAVIFGRWDPVRATLAALLFGFATNLSGVLSVIGSPVPSQFMLMLPYVVTIIAVAGLVGHSRAPAADGIPYRKG
- a CDS encoding amidohydrolase — translated: MESRNTSDLLALVASVVEKYDGELVALRRDLHQHPELSWHEGRTMDVVAEHLVRSGWRVTRMPRSGILADIGVSGPRVALRADLDALPVADLTTDSWRSENEGAAHACGHDVHTAALVGAAHALGEVHQQGLLRGQVRLLFQPAEEVMPGGAKHLINHGALEDVDRIFALHCDPSVDVGAIGLRTGPITSAADRIDVRLEGNGGHTSRPHLTGDLTFALAKVASELPAVLSRRMDPRAGVSVVWGMLKAGSAANVIPDHGMASGTVRILEAEAWASCEAVVREAVLDIVRPYGVTATVDYLQGVPPVVNDRLSVAMIAAAADELLGLHHRKEVEQSLGGEDFGWYLEQVPGAMFRLGTRTPGGARYDLHQGDFLVDEQAVGFGARMMAGVAIHALGSR